Proteins from a single region of Antechinus flavipes isolate AdamAnt ecotype Samford, QLD, Australia chromosome 2, AdamAnt_v2, whole genome shotgun sequence:
- the ENKD1 gene encoding enkurin domain-containing protein 1 isoform X3, whose protein sequence is MIIVAPPLSCLLPARSLEGSARKLSLEPPWQPGAPLDQPAPRIHPGSQQSLVGVLLQLQEVSLGSEPLPKRKDLKNHEKENVRRIREIQKRCQEQERGQDHGRPKPLKALWRSPKYDKVESRLKAKLQEPSPASVPELPAFLRAYSRCGPGVQPRRGASAGLASPSTDGSQPPGPDAKGQGPAVDFITHNARTAKVAPRRRSRSLQCLAEVREQQRRAQEEYNTRQKGHVPHYLVERKDLWRREAEERQRNQPDPEIPAGHTMMPESQRLSTLNSLLQKQEELLKELVLLPSGADSLRAQNHKAELEKKLSQVEEALKIFSRPKVFVKMDS, encoded by the exons GGAGCCTCCCTGGCAACCAGGTGCCCCCCTGGACCAGCCTGCTCCTCGAATTCACCCCGGATCCCAGCAGAGCCTGGTGGGAGTTCTGCTGCAGCTCCAGGAGGTTTCCTTGGGCAGCGAGCCCTTGCCCAAGA GGAAGGACCTAAAAAACCACGAGAAGGAGAACGTGAGGCGGATCCGGGAGATCCAGAAGCGGTGCCAGGAGCAGGAGCGGGGACAAGACCACGGCCGGCCGAAGCCGCTCAAGGCCCTGTGGCGCTCGCCCAAGTATGACAAAGTGGAGTCCCGGCTGAAGGCCAAGCTGCAG GAGCCATCCCCTGCCTCTGTGCCAGAGCTTCCGGCTTTCCTGCGGGCTTATTCCCGCTGTGGGCCTGGGGTGCAGCCTCGTCGTGGGGCTTCCGCAGGCCTGGCTTCGCCCAGCACTGATGGTTCCCAGCCTCCGGGCCCTGATGCCAAG GGCCAGGGTCCGGCGGTGGACTTCATCACCCACAATGCTCGGACAGCCAAGGTCGCGCCTCGGCGGCGGTCACGCTCCCTGCAGTGTCTGGCTGAGGTACGGGAGCAGCAGCGGCGGGCCCAGGAGGAATACAACACCAGGCAGAAGGGCCACGTGCCCCACTA TCTGGTGGAACGGAAAGATCTGTGGCGCCGGGAAGCTGAGGAGCGTCAGCGAAACCAGCCCGACCCCGAGATACCCGCAGGCCATACCATGATGCCCGAGAGCCAGCGCCTCAGCACCCTGAACTCCCTTCTCCAGA AACAAGAAGAACTGCTTAAGGAGCTGGTGCTGTTGCCTTCTGGAGCCGACTCCCTTCGAGCCCAGAACCACAAGGCCGAGCTAGAGAAGAAGCTTTCCCAGGTGGAGGAGGCCCTCAAGATCTTCTCCCGACCCAAAGTCTTCGTCAAGATGGACTCCTGA
- the PARD6A gene encoding partitioning defective 6 homolog alpha isoform X3, translating to MVGTHLPPSSPLPSLRGERLSDSAKREGGERGGESGEGAGRALLQGAGGGSRGGAGLCTCAASASALARPGPGPAMAKPQRTPARSPDSIIEFDAEFRRFALPRASVGGFQEFSRLLRAVHQIPGLDVLLGYTDVHGDLLPLTNDDNLHRALASTHPPLRLLVQKRAEADPTGMAFTSNSLQRRKKGLLLRPAAPHRTRPPLLISLPQDFRQISSVIDVDLLPESHRRVKLHKHGSDRPLGFYIRDGVSVRVAPQGLEKVPGIFISRLVRGGLAESTGLLAVSDEILEVNGIDVAGKSLDQVTDMMVANSHNLIVTVKPANQRNNVVRAGAGRPGGSQPAAPLPPAEVPEPDSDEDSDLVIESHGLPGYFPPCPNGTPPAPSPRDLRPSRSLPGSRGSLQSLDSQDGASPARGGSLREDGSGVTL from the exons ATGGTCGGTACCCacctccccccctcctctcccctccccagtcTTCGGGGCGAGCGGCTCTCGGACAGCgcgaagagagagggaggggagcgGGGAGGGGAGagcggggagggggcggggcgggcACTGCTGCAGGGCGCGGGCGGGGGAAGCCGGGGAGGGGCCGGGCTGTGCACCTGCGCCGCTTCGGCCTCAGCCctggcccggcccggccccggcCCAGCCATGGCCAAGCCTCAGCGGACCCCTGCGCGGAGCCCCGACAGCATCATCGAG TTCGATGCCGAGTTCCGGCGCTTCGCCCTGCCCCGAGCCTCGGTGGGAGGCTTCCAGGAGTTCTCGCGGCTGCTTCGGGCCGTGCACCAGATCCCGGGCCTGGACGTGCTGCTGGGCTACACCGACGTGCACGGGGACCTGCTGCCCCTCACCAACGACGACAACCTGCACCGGGCGCTGGCCAGCACGCACCCGCCTCTCCGGCTGCTGGTGCAGAAGAGGG CAGAAGCCGATCCCACGGGCATGGCCTTTACCTCCAACTCCTTGCAGCGCCGGAAGAAGGGGCTGCTCCTGCGGCCCGCGGCCCCCCATCGGACGCGCCCCCCACTCCTCATCAGCCTTCCCCAGGACTTCCGTCAGATTTCCTCCGTCATCGACGTGGACCTGCTGCCTGAGAGCCACCGGCGAGTGAAGCTGCACAAGCACGGCTCGGACCGCCCGCTGGGCTTCTACATCAGGGATGGCGTGAGCGTGCGCGTGGCGCCCCAGGGCCTGGAGAAGGTGCCCGGCATCTTCATCTCCCGCCTGGTGCGGGGCGGCCTGGCCGAGAGTACCGGCCTCCTGGCCGTCAGTGACGAAATCCTCGAGGTCAACGGCATCGATGTGGCCGGCAAGTCGCTGGACCAGGTGACAGACATGATGGTGGCCAACAGCCACAACCTCATTGTCACCGTCAAGCCGGCCAACCAGCGCAACAACGTGGTGCGGGCGGGGGCGGGCCGACCGGGGGGGTCGCAGCCCGCCGCGCCCCTCCCTCCCGCAGAAGTTCCCGAGCCAGACAGCGATGAGGACAGTGACCTGGTCATCGAGAGCCACGGGCTGCCTGGCTACTTCCCGCCCTGCCCAAATGGGACGCCTCCGGCCCCCTCCCCCCGGGACTTGCGGCCCAGCCGCTCACTCCCCGGCTCTCGAGGGTCCTTACAGTCCCTGGACAGTCAGGACGGGGCCAGCCCTGCCCGGGGGGGCAGTCTAAGGGAAGATGGCAGTGGCGTCACCCTATAG
- the PARD6A gene encoding partitioning defective 6 homolog alpha isoform X2, with translation MVGTHLPPSSPLPSLRGERLSDSAKREGGERGGESGEGAGRALLQGAGGGSRGGAGLCTCAASASALARPGPGPAMAKPQRTPARSPDSIIEVKSKFDAEFRRFALPRASVGGFQEFSRLLRAVHQIPGLDVLLGYTDVHGDLLPLTNDDNLHRALASTHPPLRLLVQKREADPTGMAFTSNSLQRRKKGLLLRPAAPHRTRPPLLISLPQDFRQISSVIDVDLLPESHRRVKLHKHGSDRPLGFYIRDGVSVRVAPQGLEKVPGIFISRLVRGGLAESTGLLAVSDEILEVNGIDVAGKSLDQVTDMMVANSHNLIVTVKPANQRNNVVRAGAGRPGGSQPAAPLPPAEVPEPDSDEDSDLVIESHGLPGYFPPCPNGTPPAPSPRDLRPSRSLPGSRGSLQSLDSQDGASPARGGSLREDGSGVTL, from the exons ATGGTCGGTACCCacctccccccctcctctcccctccccagtcTTCGGGGCGAGCGGCTCTCGGACAGCgcgaagagagagggaggggagcgGGGAGGGGAGagcggggagggggcggggcgggcACTGCTGCAGGGCGCGGGCGGGGGAAGCCGGGGAGGGGCCGGGCTGTGCACCTGCGCCGCTTCGGCCTCAGCCctggcccggcccggccccggcCCAGCCATGGCCAAGCCTCAGCGGACCCCTGCGCGGAGCCCCGACAGCATCATCGAGGTGAAGAGCAAA TTCGATGCCGAGTTCCGGCGCTTCGCCCTGCCCCGAGCCTCGGTGGGAGGCTTCCAGGAGTTCTCGCGGCTGCTTCGGGCCGTGCACCAGATCCCGGGCCTGGACGTGCTGCTGGGCTACACCGACGTGCACGGGGACCTGCTGCCCCTCACCAACGACGACAACCTGCACCGGGCGCTGGCCAGCACGCACCCGCCTCTCCGGCTGCTGGTGCAGAAGAGGG AAGCCGATCCCACGGGCATGGCCTTTACCTCCAACTCCTTGCAGCGCCGGAAGAAGGGGCTGCTCCTGCGGCCCGCGGCCCCCCATCGGACGCGCCCCCCACTCCTCATCAGCCTTCCCCAGGACTTCCGTCAGATTTCCTCCGTCATCGACGTGGACCTGCTGCCTGAGAGCCACCGGCGAGTGAAGCTGCACAAGCACGGCTCGGACCGCCCGCTGGGCTTCTACATCAGGGATGGCGTGAGCGTGCGCGTGGCGCCCCAGGGCCTGGAGAAGGTGCCCGGCATCTTCATCTCCCGCCTGGTGCGGGGCGGCCTGGCCGAGAGTACCGGCCTCCTGGCCGTCAGTGACGAAATCCTCGAGGTCAACGGCATCGATGTGGCCGGCAAGTCGCTGGACCAGGTGACAGACATGATGGTGGCCAACAGCCACAACCTCATTGTCACCGTCAAGCCGGCCAACCAGCGCAACAACGTGGTGCGGGCGGGGGCGGGCCGACCGGGGGGGTCGCAGCCCGCCGCGCCCCTCCCTCCCGCAGAAGTTCCCGAGCCAGACAGCGATGAGGACAGTGACCTGGTCATCGAGAGCCACGGGCTGCCTGGCTACTTCCCGCCCTGCCCAAATGGGACGCCTCCGGCCCCCTCCCCCCGGGACTTGCGGCCCAGCCGCTCACTCCCCGGCTCTCGAGGGTCCTTACAGTCCCTGGACAGTCAGGACGGGGCCAGCCCTGCCCGGGGGGGCAGTCTAAGGGAAGATGGCAGTGGCGTCACCCTATAG
- the PARD6A gene encoding partitioning defective 6 homolog alpha isoform X1, whose translation MVGTHLPPSSPLPSLRGERLSDSAKREGGERGGESGEGAGRALLQGAGGGSRGGAGLCTCAASASALARPGPGPAMAKPQRTPARSPDSIIEVKSKFDAEFRRFALPRASVGGFQEFSRLLRAVHQIPGLDVLLGYTDVHGDLLPLTNDDNLHRALASTHPPLRLLVQKRAEADPTGMAFTSNSLQRRKKGLLLRPAAPHRTRPPLLISLPQDFRQISSVIDVDLLPESHRRVKLHKHGSDRPLGFYIRDGVSVRVAPQGLEKVPGIFISRLVRGGLAESTGLLAVSDEILEVNGIDVAGKSLDQVTDMMVANSHNLIVTVKPANQRNNVVRAGAGRPGGSQPAAPLPPAEVPEPDSDEDSDLVIESHGLPGYFPPCPNGTPPAPSPRDLRPSRSLPGSRGSLQSLDSQDGASPARGGSLREDGSGVTL comes from the exons ATGGTCGGTACCCacctccccccctcctctcccctccccagtcTTCGGGGCGAGCGGCTCTCGGACAGCgcgaagagagagggaggggagcgGGGAGGGGAGagcggggagggggcggggcgggcACTGCTGCAGGGCGCGGGCGGGGGAAGCCGGGGAGGGGCCGGGCTGTGCACCTGCGCCGCTTCGGCCTCAGCCctggcccggcccggccccggcCCAGCCATGGCCAAGCCTCAGCGGACCCCTGCGCGGAGCCCCGACAGCATCATCGAGGTGAAGAGCAAA TTCGATGCCGAGTTCCGGCGCTTCGCCCTGCCCCGAGCCTCGGTGGGAGGCTTCCAGGAGTTCTCGCGGCTGCTTCGGGCCGTGCACCAGATCCCGGGCCTGGACGTGCTGCTGGGCTACACCGACGTGCACGGGGACCTGCTGCCCCTCACCAACGACGACAACCTGCACCGGGCGCTGGCCAGCACGCACCCGCCTCTCCGGCTGCTGGTGCAGAAGAGGG CAGAAGCCGATCCCACGGGCATGGCCTTTACCTCCAACTCCTTGCAGCGCCGGAAGAAGGGGCTGCTCCTGCGGCCCGCGGCCCCCCATCGGACGCGCCCCCCACTCCTCATCAGCCTTCCCCAGGACTTCCGTCAGATTTCCTCCGTCATCGACGTGGACCTGCTGCCTGAGAGCCACCGGCGAGTGAAGCTGCACAAGCACGGCTCGGACCGCCCGCTGGGCTTCTACATCAGGGATGGCGTGAGCGTGCGCGTGGCGCCCCAGGGCCTGGAGAAGGTGCCCGGCATCTTCATCTCCCGCCTGGTGCGGGGCGGCCTGGCCGAGAGTACCGGCCTCCTGGCCGTCAGTGACGAAATCCTCGAGGTCAACGGCATCGATGTGGCCGGCAAGTCGCTGGACCAGGTGACAGACATGATGGTGGCCAACAGCCACAACCTCATTGTCACCGTCAAGCCGGCCAACCAGCGCAACAACGTGGTGCGGGCGGGGGCGGGCCGACCGGGGGGGTCGCAGCCCGCCGCGCCCCTCCCTCCCGCAGAAGTTCCCGAGCCAGACAGCGATGAGGACAGTGACCTGGTCATCGAGAGCCACGGGCTGCCTGGCTACTTCCCGCCCTGCCCAAATGGGACGCCTCCGGCCCCCTCCCCCCGGGACTTGCGGCCCAGCCGCTCACTCCCCGGCTCTCGAGGGTCCTTACAGTCCCTGGACAGTCAGGACGGGGCCAGCCCTGCCCGGGGGGGCAGTCTAAGGGAAGATGGCAGTGGCGTCACCCTATAG